The DNA window ATCGAAGAACCCGGCCTCCTCGCGGATCCCCGCCGCGTCGATCCGCGTCACCTCCGCGACGACGTCGCGCAGGTAGTCCACGACGAGCTTCTTGCGCTGCTGCACGGGGGCGGCGGCGAGCCGGTCGACCAGCTGGGTGCCCCCCGACGCCGACGCCGGCGCCGACTCCGACTGGGGCACCTCGCGTTCCAGCTGCGCCAGGAAGGCCCGCTTGCCCGCCATCTGGTAGAGCGGCAGGAAGCTGGCCCAGTCGATTCGGGCCACGACTCCCTGCACGGCCCCGTTCGCGGACGATGCCATGAGGTCGGCCATCCCCGCCAGCGCGTCGGCGGGCGACAAACCCCGGACGCCGCGCTTGTCCAGGTGAGCGCGGGATTCCTCGTCGGCCATGCCCGCCGACCCCGACACCCATGGCCCGAAGTTGACGCTGATGCCCGGGACACCCTGCGCACGCTGCCGCCAGGCCAGCCCGTCGAGGAAGGCGTTGGCCGCCCCGTAGGCGCTCTGCCCGAAGCTGCCCCACACCCCGGAGATCGAGGAGGTGCTCAGGAAGAAGTCCAGCTTGACGTCGGCGGTGGCCTCGGCCAAATACCAGGCGCCCCAGACCTTTCCGGCGAAGACGCGGTCCACCTCGTCGTCGGTCAGGGTCTGCAGCGGGGTGTTGCCGATCTCGCCGGCGGCGTGCACGATGCCGGCCAGCGGCGGCAGTTCGGCCTGCACGGTGGTCATCAGCCGGGCCACGTCGTGCGGATTGCCGACGTCGGCGGCGACGACGCGCACGTCACAGCCCTGCTGTTCGCGCAGGGCGTCGATGCGCTGCTGCGCGTCCTCGTTCGGTGCGCGCCGGCTGGTCAGCACGAGATGCCGGGCCCCGTGCGCGGCCAGGTAGCCGGCAACCTCCAGGCCGATCGCGCCCAGCCCGCCGGTCACCAGGTACGTCGCGTCGTCGCGCAATGCCATCGGTGTTGCGTTCGGCAACCCCGCGCGCCGGGTCAGCCGGGGCACGAAGGCCGCCTGGTCGCGCAACGCGAACTGATCCTCACCGGCCGGGGCGGCCACCAGTTGGTCGACCAGCCGTGACCACTGGTCGGCGCCGGCGGCGGACAGGTCCGCCAGCCCGCCCCACTGGCGCGGATATTCCAGGGCGGCGGCGCGACCGAAGCCCCACAGGCAGGACTGCACCGGTGACACCGCGTCCGCGTCCGTGACCCGTTGCGCGCCGCGGGTGACCAACCAGATGGGTGCGCGCAGTTCGGCGGCGGCCGCGGCGCGGAAGAGCCGCCGGGTCCCGCCCAGGATGCGGTGCTGCATGCGCAGCAGCGATTGCGTCGACGGCGCGGTGTCCGAGTCGAGGGCCGCGACGTGCAGGATCCGCAGCTCCGCGTCGTCTGCCGCCGCGGTGCGCAGCGTCGCTTCGAGCTGTTGCTCGTCCGCGTCGGACATCGGCAGCCCGAGAATCTGGGACCGGTGCCCGCGCGCGGTCAGCGCGTCGACCAACGGCTGGGCCGCCGCGGCGTCGTCGCTGATCAGCAGCCAGGCGGCGCCCTCGCCCGCGCGCGCGGCCCCGGCCGCGGCCTTCTCCCAGCGGATCTCGTAGCGCGAGTCGGCGATGGACTGGGTGCTGCGCTGCTGGTTGTGTTGCGCGGCAAGCTCTCTGAGCACCGCGACGGTCTGCTGCTGGTCGCCGTTGGTGCGGCCCAACAGCGCGGCGAGTTCCTCGAACTGGCCGTCCTCGAGCAGCCGGACGGCGTCGGTGCGCATCGCCGATCCCTGCTGGGGGGCCTGTTGGGTGTGCGGTGTCCGCTCCTCCCGGAACCAGTACTGGCGGTGCTGGAACGGGTAGGTGGGCAGGTCGAGCTTGCGCACCGCTCCGTGCGCCAGGGCGCCGAAGTCGGGCACGTGGCCGGCGACGTAGGCGTTGGCGAGGGCTTCGGTGATCTGGCGGTGGTCGGCGGTGTTTTTCCGCAGCGACGCGATCGCGCGCGGGGCGGTGGCCGGGTCGGGCCAGGCGCGCAGCGCCGCGGCGGTGAGCACCGGCTGCGGACCGATCTCGAGCAGCACCGCGCAGCTCAGGTCGGCCAGGGTGCGCACGCTCTTGGAGAACTCGACCGGCTGGCGGGCGTGGCGGCGCCAGTAGGCGCCGTCCAGCTTCGCGCTCCGGCCCAGGGCCCCGCCAGTGCGGTTGCACACCAAAGTCCGCTGCGGCGAACGGTATTCGAACCGGTTCGCATACGCCTCGAACTCGTCGAGGATCGGGTCCAGCAGCGCCGAGTGGAACGCGTGGCTGGTGTCCAGCCAGTCGCAGCGCACACCGTCGTCTTCCAGGCCCTCCAGCGCCCGCTCCAGGTCCTCCGCGGGACCCGACAGCACGGTGTTGGCGCCGTTGTAGGCGGCCACCGACAGGCTCGGGTACTCGTCGGTCAGGCTCTCCACACGCTCGGGGGCGGCGAAGATCGCGACCATGCGGCCACCGGCGGGCAGGCTGCCGAACAGCCGGCCGCGCTCGGCCATCAGCAGCGCCCCGTCCTCGAGGCTGAACACGCCCGCGACACACGCGGCCGAGTACTGGCCCACGCTGTGGCCCAGCACCACGTCGGGTTCGAACCCCCAGGACTGCCAGAGCCGGGCCAGGCCCATCTCCACCGCGAACAACGCGGGCTGGGCGTAGGTGGTCAGCCGCAGGGTGTCTTCGTGTTCCGGGTCGAAAATGACGTCCAGCAGCGGCTTTTCGAGCACGCCGGCGATCGCCTCCGCGCACCGGGTCATCGTCTCGGCGAACACCGGCTCGGTCTCGAACAACTCCTTGGCCATGCCGGTGTACTGGCTGCCCTGGCCGGTGAACAGCCACGCCGTCTTCGGCTTGTCGACGCAGTCCCCGCGCACCAGACCGGGCGCCGGGCGGTCGTCGGCCAGCGCACCGAGGGCCTCGCGCGCGGATTCGGTCGAGTTGACCAGCAGGGCGGCGCGGTGCTCGAAGTGGGAGCGACCCGCACCGGCGGTGAAGCAGATGTCGGCCAACGGGGCGTCCGGGTGCTCGGCCAGCCAGCCGCGGTAGTCCTGCGCGAGCTGCACCAGGGCTTCCGGGTTGCGCGCCGAGAGCGGCAACAGGGAAAAGCGCCGGTCGTCGGACGGCGCCGGGGCCGCGGCCGCCTGGCTCACCTCGGCGGGGGCTTCGGAGATGATGACGTGGGAGTTGGTGCCGGAGAACCCGAACGAGCTGACGCCGGCGATGCGGGGTCGCCCGTCGCGCACCCAGGGGGTGGCCTCGTCGACTACCCGCACGGGAAGCCGGTCCCAGGGGATGTGCGGCGACGGCTTCTGGAAGTGCAGGTGCTTCGGCAACACCTCGTGCTCGAGCGCCAGGATGACCTTGATGACGCCCGCGATCCCCGCGGCCGCCTCCAGGTGCCCGATATTGGTCTTCACCGACCCGATCAACAGCGGCCGGCCGGCCTCGCGCCCCTTGCCGAAGGCCGCGCCGGCGGCCTGGACCTCGATGGGGTCGCCCAGTGAGGTCCCGGTGCCGTGCGCCTCCAGGTATCCCACGTCGCCGGGGGCGACGCCCGCGGACGCCAGTGCCTCGGCGATCACGCGTTGCTGCGCCACACCGTTGGGTACCGTGAGACCACCCGACGCGCCGTCCTGGTTGATCGCGCTGCCGCGGATCACGGCCCGGATCCGGTCGCCGTCGCGGAGCGCGTCCGCGAGGCGCTTGACGACGATGACGCCGCAGCCCTCGCCGCGCACATACCCGTCGGCGGACGCGTCGAAGGTCTTGCACTTGCCGTCGGGCGCGAGCATGTGCGCGTGGGAGAAGGTCATCGCGGTCTTGGCGCTCAGCAGCGCGTTCGCGCCGCCGGCCAGCGCGAGGTCACATTCGCCGTAGCGCAGCGCCTGGCACGCCTGGTGGATCGCGACCAGCGACGAGCTGCACGCCGTGTCAACGGTGACCGCCGGGCCCTGCAGGCCCAGCCCGTAGCTGATCCGGCCCGCGCCCGCGGCCGCCGACGTCCCGATCGCGACGTACGCCTCGATGTCCTCGTAGCTCAGCTGTTCGGAGATCAATCCCAGATAGTCGTGGGTGCCCAGGCCCATGAACACGCCGGTCTTGGTGTTCGCCAGAGACGACGGCGCGGTGCCCGAGTGCTCGACCGCTTGCCACGCCGTCTCCAGCAGCAGCCGGTGCTGCGGGTCGATCAACATGGTTTCCCGGTTCGACAACCCGAAGAAGGGCGCGTCGAAACCCGTGACGTCCTCGATGAATCCCGCCCGGCGGGTCACGATCTTGCCGGGCGCGTCGGGGTCGGGGTCGTAGAACTCGTTGACGTCCCAGCGGTCGGAGGGAACCTCCGAAATCGCGTCCCGCCCCTGCTGGAGCACATCCCAGAACTCGTCGACGTCCGCGGCGCCCGGGAAGCGCGCCGCGTAGCCGATGATCGCGAAACCCTCTGGTTCGCGCGGGCGGGTGGGTGATCCGTTGGTCGGCAGGGCCCCGTTCTGGTTTTCGGTCATTTCCGACCGCCCATCGTCTCGGGGTGCCTATCGTCGTTGACCAAGACGAAAATGCTGCCACTGCGATCGCTGAACGGATTGATGCTCAACCGCGTCTCCAGTCCCCTACTCGACATGGGTGTAACAAGTCCTAAACCATACTTCCCTGCTGAGACGCGTGTCACCCGAATGGGCAATTGGTGCGCGGCGCAGCACACCGGCACCGGCACATAGGGCGTGGCCTGCGGCGATGGGTTTCGCTTGCCGTCGTGGGTGCCGCGAGCTGACAAGTAGGCGCGGACAACGGCGAAACCGCGAATCGTGGATCAGCCGACCCGTTTGGAGCGGGCGAGATCTTCCAGCAGATCGGCGGCGGCGGCGACGCTCTTGGCGGGCTCGGTCATGCGGGTGGCGAGTTCACGGGCCCGGGCCGCGCATTCCGGGGCGAGGATGGTGCGCAGATCCGCGACCAGGGTTTCCTCGGTAGCGGCCGAGAACCGCCGGGCGGTGCCCACCCTCAGCTGTTTGACCCGAGATCCCGAGAGCGTCTGGTCCATGTCCGTCGGAAGGATCAGCGTGGGGGCTCCCGCGCGCAGGCCGGTGGCCGTGGTGCCCGTGCCCCCGTGGTGGACGACGGCGCGGCAGGCGGGAAAGACGGTCGAGAAGTTCACCGCTCCCACGACCTTGACGTGGTCGGGATGGGGGACGCCGCCGAAGTCGGTGCCGGCGGCGGCCACCAGCGCCCGCTCGCCCAGCCGCGCGCAGGCCGCGCCGATCATGGCGATCGTCTCGGCCGGGGATGCGACCGGGGTGCTGCCGAACCCGAAGTAGATCGGGGGCGTTCCGGCGGCGATCCAGGACGCGATCTCCTCGTCGGTGTCCGTCGCCAACCCCAGCGTCAGCGCGCCGACAAAGGGGCGCTGCCGCTCGTATTGCGCCCATTCGGCCGCCAGCCCGGGGAAGAGCGCCTCGTCGTAGCCCTGGATTTCCAGCGATCCGCGTTCGGTGATCCGTCGCGGCGCCGACCCCTTCGCCTTCGGTAGGCCCAGGTCGCGGCGCAGGGCGTCCTCGGCCTTTTTCACCCCGCGCCACGACACCCACCAGAACGCCGCCACCGCCGAACGCCGCAGCGGCGCCGGCAGGAATACCAGGGTCTGGCCATTGGGCCGCAGCGGGAAGTAATGCAACGTGGCCAGGGGAATGCCGTAATACTCCGCGACGTTGGCGGCGGCGTCCTCGAAGTTGATGCCGCTGAATATGAGGTCGGCCCCGTCCGCCAGCGACACCAGCGTCGTGCTCATCTCCTGCCAGGCCCGCAGCAGCGGCCCCGAGATCTCCAGCCGCGACCTCACCAGATCCCGGACCCGCCAGGGGTGGCTGAAAAAGCACGTC is part of the Mycobacterium sp. HUMS_12744610 genome and encodes:
- a CDS encoding glycosyltransferase produces the protein MKFVLASWGSRGDVEPNLAVGRELVRRGHEVCMAVPPDLVGFTEAAGVAAVGFGPEARSILDAHREFWTCFFSHPWRVRDLVRSRLEISGPLLRAWQEMSTTLVSLADGADLIFSGINFEDAAANVAEYYGIPLATLHYFPLRPNGQTLVFLPAPLRRSAVAAFWWVSWRGVKKAEDALRRDLGLPKAKGSAPRRITERGSLEIQGYDEALFPGLAAEWAQYERQRPFVGALTLGLATDTDEEIASWIAAGTPPIYFGFGSTPVASPAETIAMIGAACARLGERALVAAAGTDFGGVPHPDHVKVVGAVNFSTVFPACRAVVHHGGTGTTATGLRAGAPTLILPTDMDQTLSGSRVKQLRVGTARRFSAATEETLVADLRTILAPECAARARELATRMTEPAKSVAAAADLLEDLARSKRVG